A window of the Tenebrio molitor chromosome 1, icTenMoli1.1, whole genome shotgun sequence genome harbors these coding sequences:
- the LOC138133702 gene encoding uncharacterized protein translates to MDLEIEALQGERPETESDPGPSTVEESAEEVEDPANRDWRKIALALAERERPAPVAVATIQLPSLEKPKFSAGPRDNPVLFLERFESYYAQVREYRPDKLDEVISCLSREAEDFAFAHRHILTDFPSFREEFLRFFWSKAKRTQLRKELLAEQYDPARGTSMVQFFTRQYGRLKMLFPEQEEEEAIDDLMDALPMAVKDAWTAVPTEGINLRRTLEFLTKHSRLRPAKRSSGWEPPAKRSGGWESSAKRSSRSDPRDRQAQMASSSGQAQGSRSSGPPPKVSVPQIGINPFSFPPPNFNSGNGRRAC, encoded by the coding sequence ATGGACTTGGAGATCGAAGCGCTCCAAGGGGAGCGACCAGAGACCGAGTCCGATCCAGGCCCATCCACCGTTGAAGAGTCGGCCGAAGAAGTGGAAGACCCGGCGAACAGGGACTGGAGGAAGATCGCCTTGGCCCTCGCCGAAAGGGAGAGACCGGCGCCCGTGGCTGTCGCTACGATACAGCTTCCCTCGCTGGAGAAACCTAAGTTTTCGGCAGGACCGCGCGACAACCCCGTCCTGTTCTTGGAGAGGTTCGAGAGCTACTACGCCCAGGTCAGGGAGTATCGCCCTGACAAGTTGGACGAGGTGATCTCGTGCCTCTCTCGAGAGGCCGAGGACTTTGCGTTCGCCCATCGGCATATTTTAACGGATTTTCCGAGTTTCAGGGAGGAGTTCCTTAGGTTCTTCTGGTCGAAGGCCAAGCGCACGCAGCTCCGGAAGGAACTATTGGCGGAGCAATACGATCCGGCGCGGGGAACTTCGATGGTGCAGTTCTTCACGCGGCAGTACGGCCGGTTGAAGATGCTGTTCCCAGAGCAGGAGGAGGAAGAAGCGATCGACGACCTGATGGATGCGCTCCCGATGGCCGTGAAAGATGCCTGGACCGCGGTCCCGACGGAAGGGATCAATCTCCGGAGGACGCTCGAGTTCCTCACCAAACATTCGCGGTTACGTCCGGCAAAACGGAGTAGCGGATGGGAACCACCAGCGAAGCGGAGTGGCGGTTGGGAATCGTCGGCGAAGAGGAGCAGCAGGTCTGACCCTCGGGACAGGCAAGCGCAGATGGCGTCCTCTTCTGGGCAGGCGCAAGGGTCGCGGTCGTCTGGCCCACCGCCAAAAGTCTCGGTGCCGCAGATTGGAATCAACCCTTTTTCGTTTCCGCCACCGAATTTCAATTCGGGAAACGGGAGACGAGCATGCTAG